A segment of the Carya illinoinensis cultivar Pawnee chromosome 1, C.illinoinensisPawnee_v1, whole genome shotgun sequence genome:
cctcttcttcttttgagGTTTTGTTTCGCTATGTCTTCCATATCACAAGGTTTGGTCTTGGCCACCGCCATGGTTATCTCTAGCACAGCTCTGTTTCTTGCTTATTGTAGGCAGAAGTCTTTCCCACCAACCCAGATTTCGGAAAATCAGGATCCCCAGCGCCCGGAGAAGCAAATTCTACGTTCTTGCTTATATTCAGGTACGTGGGTCCCTTGTATTTTTGccctttttatatgtttttttttttccctttttcggATGTTTGTTTTGCGCAGCCACCGAACACGTCGGATAATTCCGGTTAAAAATGGTTTGTGTGTTTTCTCTTCATTATtgtagaggaaaagaaaaaggagagaaagaagaagaaagtgcAATTTGCAGAGGATGTGAAGGACCCAAGTGGGAATGGCGACGAATACAGAAAGGAGCAAACGAAGCCGAGCAAAGTTGAAATAGGTTGCAGAAACGAAATCCGGGGAGTTCGTGGAATGCCAGAGAATCGGATTGCTTTGTACAATGGAATTCTCAAAAACCGTGTGCAAAGAATGCAGTGTTCATATTGATGAGTTGTAAACTTCTTGGATTTTCTGGTATGGCTCTCACAAGAATAAAAATCTTGGTTTTCTTGTGGTTTGTAAATAGTTGGGCTTTGTCCAACTCATCGTTTttacattaaaaacaaaaaaaagagacAAATATTGGGTGGAGTTTTGTTTCCATCcaaatttatattcattctatATAATTTCAATAATGGAATTTAATGGTCAGTTTCATTCTAATATTTGCTTGAATTGTGGTGGAAAATAATttggtaaaatatttttagtaataataaattaataatttattaaagggggccattttc
Coding sequences within it:
- the LOC122283709 gene encoding uncharacterized protein LOC122283709; its protein translation is MSSISQGLVLATAMVISSTALFLAYCRQKSFPPTQISENQDPQRPEKQILRSCLYSEEKKKERKKKKVQFAEDVKDPSGNGDEYRKEQTKPSKVEIGCRNEIRGVRGMPENRIALYNGILKNRVQRMQCSY